In Ailuropoda melanoleuca isolate Jingjing chromosome 18, ASM200744v2, whole genome shotgun sequence, the sequence ACTACCCCAGAATGAGTAAGACCTGACCCATAAGACCTGTGACTCATATGCTCATAGTTTTGAGCTGTTCCTGTCCACTCACCCTTGTTCTGTTTCATGGACCCAGGCGGCCTCCCCTGCCTAACTCCGTAAAAACATCTTGTCAAGCTCTTCTCCGTATCAGAAGATGAGATGCATTAATACAAACATCTATAGTAATGGAGAAGCAGTTGCCTGATGGCTCTCTCAGAGAATCATAGTAATATACGCTTATGTTTACAGATTATATAAAATTACACACTGGGAAGCAAAGCATTTGTAACAAGTAGAGGCAAACAAACAAGTTTTGAGTCAGACTGATATTAGTTTCAATCACAGCtttactactttttattttagaagtctCAAGAAACTAATCTTTCCTAAATTTAGTGTCCTAATTGATTGAATGGGGACAATATGGTATAACTAGAGGAGTTATCtaatggagttaaaaaaaaacgTGTATAATACAACATTTATTAGGGACTGTGTAGGAGAAGCTATTATAATGCTTCATAGGAAGGAAAATTAATGCGGCTATTTAATATAAGTAAGAAACTTGGAGGCCCACTGGAAAGCACACATGTATACCAGGAATGTGCTTGTAAACACATTCAGTCTTCCTGACCACAGTCTGGAAACTATttgttaaaaatcactttaaattatGCTGGCCAAACCCCAAACTcattgccttctctctctctctctctctctctctctctctctctctctctctcacacacacacgcatacacacacatcttAAAAGATGCCTTAAAATAACACCTTAATTGGAGGAAGGAAGGCCACTCTCCCTAGAAGCATAATATCTTAAATTTTGATGAATCagattttgagaagaatagaaaGGTTGGAAGGTAGTTCTGGGAGGAAATCAGACCTACTCTCTCACAATCTGAAATGTAATGACAGTAACTTTTATTTGTAtggttctttaaaatttaaaaatggcttttaaatatatctttctcTGGGCAAATTCTCCTTTTGACAGCACCTTCTGCAGAGCTGCCTTCATGGCTTCATTCCGTAAACCGTAGATGGCTGGGTTGAGTGTTGGCGGTATCACCGTATAGAATATGGAGAACATGAGGTCCATAGCTGATTGGGAGTCAGAAGGGGGGCGCAGAAACTCAAAGCCTGcggtggagaggaagaaggtgacTACAAATAGGTGTGGTAGGCAGGTGGCGAAGACTTTGGTCTGGCCCTCAGCTGATGGGATCTTCAGCACAGTAGAGAAGATGTGAACATAAGAGAGCATGATGGAGACCAAGCAGATGAATGCTGCTGAGGTTGTGAAGGCAGCCATTGCAATCTCATTGATGAGTTCATGAGGACAAGCTAGTTTCAGCATCTGAGGAATATCACAGAAGAATTGGTGAATGACTCTCTCCCCACAAAGAGGTATGGAGAAGTTCACAGCCGTATGCATGAGCCCAGAGAGGCCCCCAGCAAGCCACACAGCTGTCACTGCCTGCCTGCAAGCAAAGGAGTTCATAATGGTCTCATACTGCAGGGGCCGACAGATGGCGACATACCGGTCATAAGACATCACTGTGAGGATGGCCACTTCCGATGAGGCCAGAGCTGTGAAGAAAAACACCTGAAGAATGCACTGGCCATGGGAAATGTAACCATTGTTCATAAGTGAATTTGCAATGGACTGGGGAACTGTGACAGAGATGAAGAAGAGGTCCAGAAGAGAGAGGTGCTTCAAGAAGTAATACATGGGGGACTGGAGGCGATGGTCCAAGCTGGTTACGGTGATAATGAGGAGGTTGCCTGTCAAGGCCAACAGGTATGTCACCAAAAACAGCAATGCATGTAAAATCTGAAGCTCACGGTTGTCAGAAAACCCCATGAGGAGGAATCCACTCATGGAGGTCAAGTTGGCCATGGTCACAATGAAGATAGCATGTACGACTCTGTTTAGGGAGCCAAACAACAGTAGGAAAGAATGTATGATATTTAGTGTATCTGTATGTCAAGGAATAGTGCATTCAGCATAGAGCTATGGAAATCGAGATAAATTGATCCCCATAGTGATTAGGTTATCATTTAACTTAGAAAAGTCTTCacctattattaaaaatataacccCTAAGTGTGATCAATAGGTTCACATAGGTCAGAAAATGTCATTAGAATTTTCTGGAGCAGAGTTTGGATTGTCAAAGGTGAGAAATTGATGGAGACGATGAAGTCTTTCCACTCAACAAATTCATTGAAGATTATGCCAATATACTAGTATAATTACATCTTATACACAATACCTTAGGGTTACAATGATGCAGTAAAATGTCCTTCATTAACCATCTAAAATAAGGTTGCTGGTAATGGATCTTGTAAATGGATCTAGGAACAGTCCAGATGTAGGGGTGATGTTCCTTCTAAGGACAGTCATATTCCTTGCCTCTGAAAGGCtctcaacatttttatttcattttattttatttattttattttattttgttttgttttattttgttttattttattttttttattgtgttatgttagtcaccatacaacacttcattagtttttgatgtagtgttccgtgattcattgtttgcatctaatacccagtgctcattgcaacacgtgccctccttaatatccatcgccgggctaacccatccccccacccccctcccctctgaaaccctcagtttgtttcctggagtccagagtctttcatggttcatctccccctccgATTTCTTCTCCTAacatcctccatgctattccttatgttccacacataagtgaaaccgtatgataattgtctttcttggcttgactaatttcacttagcataatcccctccagttccatccatgtcgatgcaaatggtgagtattcatcctttctgatggctgagtaatattccattgtacatatggaccacagcttctgtATCAATTTGTTTGTTGAAGGACATTTCagccacagtttggctattgtggacattgctgctatgaacattggagtgcatatgccccttcttttcactacatctatatctttggggtaaataccagtagtacaattgctgggtcgtagggtacctctatatttaactttttgaggaaccttcatactgttatCCAATAATGAAATTTGGTTGTAATGAACTTCCCAGGGCAAGCTTGAACAGTGAAATAAAGCTCAAAATTGTAACATGCAGACACCACTGATACTAAGCACTGAATCCTGAGATTTGGAATTTGATAGAGCTCACGACTGTTTGATGATACcttgtccttttaatttttaaaaccttaggATAATTTGGATTCACATACGTTCAATCAAGTTCATTTGAACAAATAATGAAGTTtcctaaaatgcatttatttcttattatgttgTAGGCAGAATGCTAATGGTGGAGTATATGCCTTTCCAGTATTATCTCTATTGTGACTTTTCCAATAAgaataaacaattatttattctttttctatagtACTTGAAATATATTAGGTAGTGAGTACTCATTTCCTAAAATAATCAACTAACTAACCAAACAAAACCTTAATACCACATGTAACATAATTGTTAGGGGGGTTGGCTTGCGTCACTCTTCATGTTAAATGGGATACTGtagaatgaaaaaattattctgggCGTCAGAATTACTCTActgatttctacttctttttaagAATCTGTGGGCTTATTGAAAGGTCAGTCCATTTGCACTGTGTTTCTTCACCATGAGGCAATTCCTTCACTATCTCTGTCCATTTCTCCACCTTTGGCAATGGAACCTAACATAGCAGCACtaagtaaatgtttatttaactGGGTATATACATGATTGATTTCAA encodes:
- the LOC100475529 gene encoding olfactory receptor 14J1 codes for the protein MANLTSMSGFLLMGFSDNRELQILHALLFLVTYLLALTGNLLIITVTSLDHRLQSPMYYFLKHLSLLDLFFISVTVPQSIANSLMNNGYISHGQCILQVFFFTALASSEVAILTVMSYDRYVAICRPLQYETIMNSFACRQAVTAVWLAGGLSGLMHTAVNFSIPLCGERVIHQFFCDIPQMLKLACPHELINEIAMAAFTTSAAFICLVSIMLSYVHIFSTVLKIPSAEGQTKVFATCLPHLFVVTFFLSTAGFEFLRPPSDSQSAMDLMFSIFYTVIPPTLNPAIYGLRNEAMKAALQKVLSKGEFAQRKIYLKAIFKF